From the Oleiphilus messinensis genome, one window contains:
- a CDS encoding carboxynorspermidine decarboxylase, giving the protein MQLQTPYYLVDESLMLPALERIRYVETQSGAKSVLALKCFSTWCVFDFMKNYMAGTTSSSLYEARLGHEKFGGENHGYSVAYTEAELKEVVQYCDKVIFNSLSQLDRFYQHARHRSVGLRINPEVGCSHYALSDTVGRYSRLGVRAELLPAQIDKLIDGAMFHMNCENDDVENISAQIDQIESRFAALLPKLSWVSLGGGIAFTSPDYPVDVLCQRLAEFAARFDVQVYLEPGDAAVKNSAELVVSVLDLIENEVPTLIVDAGVETHALDLLVYQFMPKLKAARAVSDAELDELVRQKKPVYRVCGRTCLAGDVFGNYVFEAPVQIGQQLHFQDMAGYTMVKKNYFNGIQMPSIVHKNLQGETRIVQSCSYQQFRDFLS; this is encoded by the coding sequence ATGCAGCTTCAAACTCCTTATTATTTGGTTGATGAATCTCTGATGCTTCCGGCACTGGAGAGAATACGTTATGTCGAAACCCAGTCGGGTGCAAAATCAGTATTGGCACTGAAGTGTTTTTCGACCTGGTGTGTGTTTGACTTCATGAAAAACTACATGGCGGGTACAACCAGCAGCAGTCTCTATGAAGCTCGACTGGGCCATGAAAAGTTTGGTGGTGAAAATCACGGTTACAGCGTTGCGTATACCGAAGCTGAGCTAAAGGAAGTGGTTCAGTACTGTGACAAAGTGATTTTCAATTCCCTGAGTCAGCTGGATCGCTTTTATCAACATGCCCGTCACCGGTCTGTGGGGTTGCGAATCAATCCTGAAGTCGGCTGTTCTCATTACGCCCTTAGCGATACGGTTGGGCGATATTCCCGTCTCGGCGTTCGCGCCGAGTTGCTACCGGCACAGATTGATAAGCTGATTGATGGTGCGATGTTCCACATGAATTGTGAAAACGATGATGTTGAGAATATTTCAGCCCAGATTGATCAGATAGAAAGCCGGTTTGCCGCGTTATTGCCAAAGCTCAGTTGGGTGAGTTTGGGCGGAGGAATTGCGTTTACCAGTCCTGACTATCCGGTCGATGTCTTGTGTCAGCGATTGGCAGAATTTGCTGCCAGATTTGATGTCCAGGTCTACCTGGAGCCGGGTGATGCTGCCGTTAAAAATTCCGCGGAACTTGTTGTCTCGGTATTGGATTTAATCGAAAACGAGGTACCCACACTGATTGTTGACGCGGGTGTTGAAACCCACGCGCTGGATTTGCTGGTGTATCAGTTTATGCCGAAGTTAAAAGCTGCCAGAGCCGTGAGTGATGCTGAGCTGGACGAGCTTGTCCGTCAGAAAAAACCGGTCTATCGAGTTTGTGGACGTACATGCCTGGCCGGAGATGTATTTGGTAATTATGTTTTTGAAGCGCCGGTGCAGATTGGCCAACAGCTTCATTTTCAGGATATGGCAGGCTACACCATGGTCAAGAAGAACTATTTCAACGGGATCCAGATGCCCTCAATCGTGCATAAAAATCTCCAGGGAGAAACACGGATCGTTCAGTCCTGTTCCTACCAGCAGTTCAGGGACTTCTTGTCTTGA
- a CDS encoding saccharopine dehydrogenase family protein, with translation MKKNVLIVGAGAVGAVAAHKCAQHSDVFSSVCIASRTTTKCHDIIQEIHKKGHHPAEGFALLARSVDAYDTDALITLIRELNTDIVINVCTAFVNRFILDACMETGATYIDTAVHEDYDVMNASYPWYANFEWKKRDACKDKGITAILGAGFDPGVVNAYCAYAQRNEFDHIHSIDILDVNDGHHGRFFSTNFDPEINLREIIEDAGCLEDGKWRTYPHHSRSMEYDFPEVGSKKVYLMGHDEVHSLSVNIEGLQTVRFWMGFDDHYLNCVNVFKNVGLLNHQPVKVGDGQDVVPLHLLKACLPDPASLASNYTGKTCIGTLIKGTYRDQSKEVFIYNICDHEAAFADANSQAIAFTAGVPPVAAAILVANGSWDVKTMVNVEELDPAPFLTMLTQMGLSTQIRVMPVSGQVEREEQLCVCVPDLKAM, from the coding sequence ATGAAAAAAAATGTTCTCATTGTCGGGGCTGGTGCTGTTGGCGCAGTAGCCGCACATAAATGTGCACAGCATAGCGATGTTTTTTCTTCGGTCTGTATAGCGTCGAGAACGACGACAAAGTGCCATGATATTATTCAAGAGATCCACAAAAAAGGTCATCATCCTGCGGAGGGGTTTGCGTTGCTGGCACGCTCGGTGGATGCTTACGACACCGACGCATTAATTACCCTGATCCGGGAATTGAATACCGACATTGTGATCAATGTTTGTACGGCCTTTGTCAATCGTTTCATCCTGGATGCCTGCATGGAAACCGGTGCGACCTATATCGATACCGCTGTGCACGAAGATTACGATGTGATGAATGCGTCCTATCCGTGGTATGCCAATTTTGAATGGAAAAAGCGCGATGCATGTAAAGACAAGGGCATCACGGCTATTTTGGGGGCAGGTTTCGATCCGGGTGTGGTAAATGCCTATTGTGCCTATGCTCAGCGTAATGAATTCGATCATATCCATTCTATTGATATTCTGGATGTCAATGATGGCCATCATGGCCGCTTCTTCTCAACCAATTTTGATCCGGAAATCAATCTTCGAGAAATTATTGAAGATGCGGGCTGTCTGGAGGATGGCAAGTGGCGAACGTATCCACATCATTCCCGATCAATGGAATACGACTTTCCGGAAGTCGGGAGCAAAAAAGTTTACCTGATGGGGCATGATGAAGTGCATTCCCTTTCAGTCAATATAGAGGGTCTGCAAACCGTACGGTTTTGGATGGGGTTTGATGATCATTATTTGAATTGTGTGAATGTATTCAAGAATGTAGGCCTGTTAAATCACCAGCCGGTAAAAGTGGGCGATGGTCAAGATGTGGTGCCGCTGCATCTGCTGAAAGCCTGTCTGCCGGACCCGGCCAGCCTGGCTTCCAATTATACGGGTAAAACCTGTATTGGAACCTTGATTAAAGGCACCTATCGAGATCAGAGCAAAGAAGTCTTTATTTACAATATTTGTGATCACGAAGCAGCATTTGCCGATGCCAATTCACAAGCGATTGCTTTTACGGCAGGCGTGCCACCCGTAGCTGCGGCAATTCTGGTGGCGAATGGCAGTTGGGATGTGAAAACGATGGTGAACGTCGAAGAGCTGGACCCGGCACCTTTTTTGACGATGCTGACGCAAATGGGCTTGTCTACCCAGATACGTGTCATGCCGGTAAGTGGTCAGGTTGAACGCGAAGAGCAACTTTGTGTTTGCGTACCCGATTTGAAGGCGATGTGA
- a CDS encoding VF530 family protein, with translation MNDEINYKNNPLHGLSLKNLLVEIVDHYGFEILYAYLNINCFKTKPSIDSSVKFLKKTDWAREKVEAFYLYQFKNLPRASDEQFALPPRDRIVPDDQKPGEPAELSLEDAERLREKRAKKAAERNSRNRPRANNANSSGRTRSNVWDDRRGSAASRSDRAPDRERTSNPVNPWGKSKS, from the coding sequence ATGAATGATGAGATCAACTACAAAAACAACCCGCTACACGGGCTTAGCCTCAAAAATCTGTTGGTCGAAATCGTTGACCATTATGGTTTTGAGATACTTTACGCTTATTTGAACATTAATTGTTTCAAAACCAAGCCCAGCATCGATTCAAGCGTCAAGTTCCTCAAAAAAACAGATTGGGCACGTGAAAAAGTGGAAGCGTTCTATCTCTATCAGTTCAAGAATCTGCCCAGAGCGTCCGACGAACAGTTTGCTCTACCGCCTCGGGACCGGATTGTTCCTGACGATCAAAAGCCGGGAGAACCCGCTGAACTAAGCCTTGAAGATGCGGAACGGTTACGGGAAAAACGGGCGAAAAAAGCAGCAGAACGGAACAGTCGCAATCGTCCTCGTGCCAACAATGCCAATTCATCAGGCCGTACACGAAGTAATGTTTGGGATGACCGCCGGGGATCGGCAGCCTCAAGAAGTGACAGGGCTCCCGACCGGGAGCGCACATCAAACCCCGTAAATCCCTGGGGAAAAAGTAAGTCTTAA
- a CDS encoding alpha-amylase family glycosyl hydrolase, producing the protein MSRDNPTSLEQRLSVHLQPLYPDEDPARMAQACLEAMELSPSATPVKPHANLWSERDTVVITYGDSIRREAEAPLQTLRQFCHDHLSDCISTLHILPFFPYSSDDGFSVMDYTTVNPALGNWDDIETLSAEFKIMGDLVINHCSSRSLWFDNFRQSIDPGASFFYCAPGDADTSMVVRPRTSPLLREVETPDGVKHVWCTFSHDQVDLNFENPDVLYEFIKIIRLYLEKGIRWFRMDAVAFVWKKLGTACINLPETHELIRLLRLLIEHKAPDAVIITETNIPNHENLTYFGNANEAHLIYNFSLPPLLLNTLITGNCTHLKSWLMTMPPAQFGTTYLNFVASHDGIGLRPTEGLLSEWEVDTMISTLQRFGAKVSCRTNAQGEPKPYEINISLWNALQGTAQHGPDTWQYARFMCAHAIMASLEGIPAFYIHSLIATENDYERIENTGHFRSINRHIWDADALSDALQDTGTHHHKVINGMRRLLEIRCKQPAFHPNATQFTLHLGESLFAFWRQSTDRRQSIFAIHNISDQPQSLNLSELNLVSTDQWTDLISEQHFEDRVAQLELAPYQYMWLTNL; encoded by the coding sequence ATGAGTAGAGACAATCCCACCTCACTCGAGCAAAGACTCAGCGTGCATCTGCAACCGCTCTATCCGGATGAAGATCCTGCCCGCATGGCCCAGGCCTGTCTGGAAGCGATGGAGCTTTCCCCCAGTGCGACACCGGTAAAACCCCACGCCAATCTTTGGTCGGAACGAGATACTGTCGTAATTACCTACGGTGACTCCATCCGTCGGGAAGCGGAAGCGCCGCTGCAAACCCTGAGACAATTTTGCCATGATCACCTGAGTGATTGCATCTCCACGTTACATATCCTGCCATTTTTCCCCTACAGTTCCGATGACGGTTTCAGCGTGATGGACTACACCACAGTTAATCCGGCACTGGGAAACTGGGATGACATTGAAACCCTGTCCGCAGAATTCAAGATTATGGGTGATCTGGTTATCAACCACTGTTCCAGCCGCTCCCTCTGGTTTGATAATTTTCGGCAATCGATTGATCCCGGAGCCTCTTTTTTTTATTGTGCCCCGGGCGACGCCGACACCTCGATGGTCGTGAGGCCCCGAACCTCGCCCTTACTGCGGGAGGTGGAAACGCCAGATGGCGTGAAGCATGTGTGGTGTACATTCAGTCATGATCAGGTGGACCTTAATTTCGAAAATCCCGATGTTCTGTACGAGTTCATCAAAATAATCCGCCTGTATCTGGAAAAGGGCATCCGCTGGTTTCGCATGGATGCCGTTGCCTTTGTCTGGAAAAAGCTGGGAACGGCCTGTATCAACCTGCCGGAAACCCATGAACTCATTCGCCTGTTGCGCTTACTGATCGAGCACAAAGCCCCGGACGCCGTGATTATCACGGAAACCAATATTCCGAATCATGAAAACCTGACCTACTTCGGAAATGCGAACGAAGCGCATCTGATCTACAACTTTTCACTGCCACCGCTCTTGCTCAATACGTTGATCACCGGCAACTGTACCCACTTGAAAAGCTGGCTGATGACCATGCCACCGGCACAGTTCGGAACAACCTATCTGAATTTTGTCGCCTCCCACGATGGCATCGGCCTGCGCCCGACCGAGGGCTTGCTGTCGGAATGGGAGGTGGACACGATGATTTCCACCCTGCAACGCTTTGGCGCCAAAGTCAGCTGTAGAACGAATGCGCAGGGCGAGCCCAAACCTTATGAAATCAATATTAGCTTGTGGAATGCGCTACAAGGGACGGCGCAACATGGGCCGGATACTTGGCAATATGCCCGCTTTATGTGTGCCCATGCGATTATGGCATCGCTGGAAGGGATACCTGCATTTTATATTCACAGCCTGATTGCCACTGAAAACGACTACGAACGGATCGAAAACACCGGGCATTTCCGTTCCATCAATCGCCATATCTGGGATGCCGATGCACTTTCAGACGCGCTACAAGATACCGGAACCCACCACCATAAAGTGATTAACGGTATGCGTCGCTTGCTTGAAATTCGCTGCAAACAACCCGCATTCCATCCGAATGCAACCCAGTTCACCCTGCACCTAGGGGAATCACTGTTTGCATTCTGGCGTCAAAGTACTGACCGTAGACAAAGTATTTTTGCGATCCACAATATCAGTGACCAACCACAATCGCTCAATTTGTCGGAATTGAACCTTGTCTCCACCGACCAGTGGACCGACTTGATCAGTGAACAACATTTTGAAGATCGGGTTGCACAGCTGGAACTGGCACCCTATCAATACATGTGGTTGACGAACCTGTGA
- a CDS encoding glycosyltransferase family protein — translation MGDFYQNGIITTLHNLSKRPLDEMEAELCRFAKKRPLGLILPCLYSELETEAMPNITRHLAQVPYLDEIIIGLDRATEAEYRKALKFFSQLPQRYRVLWNDGPRLRNLDDELIAEKLSPREPGKGRNVWFCIGYMLSSNRVESVALHDCDIVTYDRELLARLIYPVANPNFNYEFCKGFYARVADGKINGRVSRLLVTPLLRALKKVFGPMDYLDYLDSYRYPLAGEFSFRKDVTTDIRIPSDWGLEIGVLSEVKRNYATNRLCQVDIADVYDHKHQKLSADNDAGGLSKMSIDITKALFRKLATNGIVFNQETFRTIKATYFRIALDFIETYKNDAEINGLSLDVHSEELAVELFARNIVKAGNHFLDNPMEAPFIPSWNRVSSAIPNFMDRLYEAVDLDMAEFGDGNSDKV, via the coding sequence ATGGGTGATTTTTACCAAAATGGAATCATTACCACACTGCACAACCTGTCCAAGCGACCACTTGACGAAATGGAAGCCGAGCTCTGCCGCTTTGCGAAAAAGCGGCCTTTAGGCCTGATCCTGCCGTGCCTGTATTCCGAACTGGAAACAGAAGCCATGCCCAATATCACACGACACCTGGCTCAGGTGCCGTATCTCGACGAGATCATCATCGGCCTGGACCGGGCAACAGAAGCGGAATATCGCAAAGCACTCAAGTTTTTCAGCCAACTGCCCCAACGCTACAGAGTCCTTTGGAACGACGGCCCTCGACTGCGTAACCTTGATGACGAACTGATCGCTGAAAAGCTTTCGCCCCGAGAACCGGGCAAGGGTCGCAACGTCTGGTTCTGTATCGGTTATATGCTTTCTTCCAACAGGGTTGAATCCGTTGCCTTGCACGACTGTGATATTGTGACTTACGACCGAGAACTGTTGGCACGACTGATCTACCCGGTCGCCAACCCTAATTTCAATTACGAATTCTGTAAGGGATTTTATGCCCGGGTCGCGGATGGCAAAATTAATGGTCGGGTCAGTCGCCTGCTGGTCACCCCCCTGCTCAGGGCACTGAAAAAAGTGTTCGGCCCAATGGACTATCTGGATTACCTCGACAGCTACCGCTACCCACTCGCTGGCGAGTTTTCGTTCCGGAAAGACGTAACCACAGACATCCGTATACCGAGCGACTGGGGCCTGGAAATTGGCGTACTGAGCGAAGTGAAGCGTAATTATGCAACCAATCGACTGTGTCAGGTCGATATTGCCGATGTGTACGATCACAAACACCAGAAACTGTCCGCGGACAACGATGCGGGCGGCCTCTCAAAAATGTCGATCGATATCACCAAAGCCCTGTTCCGCAAGCTTGCTACCAACGGCATTGTGTTCAATCAGGAAACATTCCGAACCATCAAAGCCACTTATTTCCGCATCGCTCTGGATTTCATTGAAACCTATAAGAACGATGCCGAAATCAACGGATTATCACTGGATGTTCACTCCGAAGAATTGGCCGTTGAGCTCTTTGCCCGCAATATTGTGAAGGCGGGCAACCACTTCCTTGATAACCCGATGGAAGCCCCGTTCATCCCGAGCTGGAACCGGGTATCGAGTGCGATACCGAACTTTATGGACCGACTTTATGAAGCGGTGGATCTGGATATGGCCGAATTTGGCGACGGCAATTCTGACAAGGTGTAA